Proteins encoded in a region of the Malaciobacter mytili LMG 24559 genome:
- the mgtE gene encoding magnesium transporter — MEELRNAQEIKDFLLQIINDHKNKESILHPFDISKELEALRKLDEESYKFICKKMPSELFAEILCEMPTYIQEEIPSIISDTKIANITSKMDSDDASTLIYNISQIDEEVAENILSKLDKEDQKIIEQLNSYEDYEAGSYMQSELFYVSIDENIGKALKRLKKQKEENILDNIFHAYLIDNNRKFLGAIGLEELILYEHSQKFDEIAKDKITEYSINHKEDISEVVEMFAHYNLSALAVVDDENRLIGRITHDDIHDIIQQQDTKQLYSLAGVNDEAEQEESLYLIGKNRAFWLGINLITAILASIVIGLFDATIQSLVALAVLMPIVASMGGNAGTQTLTVTVRQMALGEISYTDAKKTIYKEVIISLVNGFLFALVIGIIAYFWFKIPLLGLVIAMSMIINLLSAGFFGAVIPIILEKFEIDPAIGSTVILTTVTDVVGFFSFLGLATLILL, encoded by the coding sequence ATGGAAGAGTTAAGAAATGCCCAAGAGATAAAAGATTTTTTATTACAAATTATCAACGACCATAAAAATAAAGAGAGTATTTTACACCCATTTGATATTTCAAAGGAGCTTGAAGCTTTAAGAAAATTAGATGAAGAGTCATATAAATTTATCTGTAAAAAGATGCCAAGTGAACTTTTTGCTGAGATTTTATGTGAAATGCCAACTTATATTCAAGAAGAGATACCAAGTATTATTAGTGATACAAAAATCGCAAATATTACTTCAAAAATGGATAGTGATGATGCTTCAACACTTATTTATAATATCTCTCAAATAGATGAAGAAGTAGCAGAAAATATCCTTTCAAAACTTGATAAAGAAGACCAAAAAATCATTGAGCAACTTAACTCTTATGAAGATTATGAAGCCGGTTCATATATGCAAAGTGAACTTTTTTATGTTTCTATTGATGAAAATATAGGAAAAGCTTTAAAAAGATTAAAAAAACAAAAAGAAGAAAATATTTTAGATAATATTTTTCATGCGTATTTGATAGATAACAATAGAAAATTTTTAGGTGCAATTGGACTTGAAGAACTAATCTTATACGAACACTCTCAAAAATTTGATGAAATAGCAAAAGATAAAATAACTGAATACAGTATAAACCACAAAGAAGATATTTCAGAAGTTGTTGAGATGTTTGCACACTATAACTTAAGTGCCTTAGCTGTTGTTGATGATGAAAACAGACTTATTGGAAGAATTACACATGATGATATTCATGATATAATTCAACAACAAGATACAAAACAGCTATACTCACTTGCTGGGGTAAATGATGAAGCAGAACAAGAAGAAAGCCTTTATCTTATTGGTAAAAATAGAGCTTTTTGGTTAGGAATAAACCTAATAACAGCTATTTTAGCCTCTATTGTTATAGGTTTATTTGATGCGACTATTCAATCTTTAGTTGCTTTAGCTGTTCTTATGCCAATAGTTGCTTCTATGGGTGGAAATGCAGGTACACAAACTCTTACTGTTACGGTAAGACAGATGGCTTTAGGAGAGATTAGTTATACAGATGCAAAAAAAACCATCTATAAAGAAGTTATAATTTCACTGGTAAATGGATTTTTATTTGCATTGGTAATAGGAATAATTGCCTATTTTTGGTTTAAAATACCACTTTTAGGTTTAGTAATAGCTATGTCTATGATAATAAACTTACTTAGTGCAGGTTTTTTTGGTGCTGTAATTCCTATAATTTTAGAAAAATTTGAAATTGACCCTGCTATTGGTTCAACAGTTATACTTACAACTGTTACAGATGTAGTTGGTTTTTTTAGTTTTTTAGGATTAGCAACTTTAATACTTTTATAA
- a CDS encoding zinc-binding metallopeptidase family protein has translation MEGFYDILKQLIRVPSVVGAEHSFFMFLKRELEDLNIKVEYYDGLLVAKGDKPESGYISAHADRHGLICTGHNEFQYAAFIAKNKADLRGNSNSEQMLKNFEMRFINQKVQAYEPWSGSYLGIGTIKDAFLCERRNNIIFKVDNLGHLLPGTPIAFMDRLKINDNMISAQIDNTISVAIIVYLYQQGYQGTAFFTAAEEAGRSWRFLLEYFRRFDICTNELLVLDTSPYKSIEDINHLDVIFRNRDENAYFRSPLKNKIKKIALKNKIKYHYKDEYIKNIMKQQNIKTSLGVTELGRIINASKSTIQGTTLQIPTIGYHTIEETASKSSVEAMVDILRNIYLIE, from the coding sequence ATGGAAGGGTTTTACGATATATTAAAACAGCTTATAAGAGTACCAAGTGTAGTAGGAGCTGAGCACTCTTTTTTTATGTTTTTAAAAAGAGAATTAGAAGATTTAAACATCAAAGTTGAGTACTATGATGGGTTATTAGTAGCAAAAGGAGATAAACCAGAAAGCGGATATATCTCAGCACATGCAGATAGACACGGTCTTATTTGTACAGGACACAATGAGTTTCAATATGCAGCTTTTATCGCAAAAAACAAAGCTGATTTAAGAGGTAACTCAAACTCAGAACAGATGCTAAAAAACTTTGAGATGAGATTTATAAATCAAAAAGTTCAAGCATATGAGCCTTGGTCAGGAAGTTACCTTGGAATTGGTACAATAAAAGATGCTTTTTTATGTGAAAGAAGAAACAATATTATCTTTAAAGTTGATAATTTAGGGCATTTATTACCTGGCACTCCTATTGCTTTTATGGATAGATTAAAAATAAATGACAATATGATTTCAGCTCAAATTGACAATACAATTTCAGTAGCAATAATAGTATATCTATACCAACAAGGATACCAAGGAACAGCCTTTTTCACTGCAGCTGAAGAGGCTGGTAGAAGTTGGAGGTTTTTACTTGAATATTTTAGAAGATTTGATATTTGTACAAATGAACTTTTAGTTTTAGACACAAGTCCATATAAGAGTATAGAAGATATTAACCACTTAGATGTTATATTTAGAAATAGAGATGAAAATGCTTATTTTAGGTCACCTCTAAAAAATAAGATTAAAAAAATTGCTTTAAAAAATAAAATAAAATACCATTATAAAGATGAGTACATTAAAAATATTATGAAACAACAAAATATCAAAACTTCATTAGGAGTTACTGAACTTGGAAGAATAATAAATGCAAGTAAAAGCACAATCCAAGGTACAACATTACAAATACCAACTATTGGTTATCATACTATTGAAGAAACAGCTTCTAAAAGTTCAGTTGAAGCAATGGTTGATATTTTAAGAAATATATATTTAATAGAATAA
- a CDS encoding RMD1 family protein: MLNNIHFISVEIPSVITKKDLENEFPGLVLTTIEKSFVGEISNDKYIFVTTFGIITFCNFTNDEIKSFLSRLNIKEANSYTTALINQDYKMIIDKSCEKPIIDDQIIRYNEFNKAIASIISLALSQSVGLEISEKSLEIKMEESAKIYEKLEKLKIKDRKNLMGFAAKIAKERFHILNKLYLLDKPDIIWDDVELESLYNQLSFQLDLKSRFEVIEHKISYLKESIDFAIDKVNQKSSEFLEWIIIWLIVIEVIFSIYAYIIKPVFLE, encoded by the coding sequence ATGTTAAATAATATTCATTTTATTTCTGTTGAAATACCAAGTGTAATAACAAAAAAAGACTTAGAAAATGAATTTCCAGGTTTAGTTTTAACAACTATTGAAAAATCTTTTGTTGGTGAGATTTCAAATGATAAATATATCTTTGTAACAACATTTGGAATTATCACCTTTTGTAATTTTACAAATGATGAAATAAAATCTTTTCTTTCAAGATTAAATATAAAAGAAGCAAATAGTTATACCACTGCTTTAATAAATCAAGACTACAAAATGATAATTGATAAAAGTTGTGAAAAACCAATAATTGATGACCAAATTATTAGATACAACGAATTTAATAAAGCAATAGCTTCTATTATTTCTTTAGCTTTATCTCAAAGTGTAGGCTTAGAAATTAGTGAAAAATCACTTGAAATAAAAATGGAAGAGAGTGCTAAAATCTATGAAAAATTAGAAAAACTAAAAATAAAAGATAGAAAAAATCTTATGGGCTTTGCAGCTAAAATTGCAAAAGAGAGATTTCATATTTTAAATAAGCTTTATTTACTTGATAAACCAGATATTATTTGGGATGATGTGGAGTTAGAGTCTTTGTATAATCAGCTCTCTTTTCAACTGGATTTAAAATCAAGATTTGAAGTAATTGAACATAAAATTTCATATTTAAAAGAATCTATTGATTTTGCTATAGATAAAGTAAATCAAAAATCTAGTGAATTTTTAGAGTGGATTATTATTTGGTTGATTGTTATTGAAGTAATATTTTCTATTTATGCTTATATTATTAAACCTGTATTTTTAGAGTAG
- a CDS encoding HIT family protein, which produces MKNNCIFCDIVANKSTCHKVWEDEKHLAFLSIFPNCEGVTVVIPKKHYSSYAFELEEDVFLNLILAAKKVALMLDNSFDDVSRTGLVLEGFGIDHVHVKLFPLHGTKEYKNNWKEIKSNINIYYKKYMGYISSHDSFRADDKDLSKIAKNIRDKNYK; this is translated from the coding sequence ATGAAAAATAATTGTATTTTTTGTGATATAGTAGCAAATAAAAGTACTTGCCATAAAGTTTGGGAAGATGAAAAACATTTAGCATTTTTATCAATATTCCCGAATTGTGAAGGTGTAACAGTAGTTATACCAAAAAAACATTATTCAAGTTATGCTTTTGAACTTGAAGAAGATGTTTTTCTAAATTTAATTTTAGCAGCTAAAAAAGTAGCACTAATGCTTGATAATAGTTTCGATGATGTTTCTCGTACAGGCCTTGTACTTGAAGGTTTTGGAATTGACCATGTACATGTTAAACTTTTTCCCTTACATGGTACAAAAGAGTATAAAAATAATTGGAAAGAAATAAAATCCAATATTAATATTTATTATAAAAAGTATATGGGATATATATCCTCTCATGATTCATTTAGAGCTGATGATAAAGATTTATCTAAAATAGCAAAAAATATTCGAGATAAAAACTATAAATAG